The following coding sequences are from one Eptesicus fuscus isolate TK198812 chromosome 7, DD_ASM_mEF_20220401, whole genome shotgun sequence window:
- the LOC103285439 gene encoding LOW QUALITY PROTEIN: taste receptor type 2 member 42-like (The sequence of the model RefSeq protein was modified relative to this genomic sequence to represent the inferred CDS: inserted 1 base in 1 codon), translating into MPTGLEIIFLILSIAAFIIGMLGNVFIGLVNCSEWVKNQNISLADFIFTCLAISRISQLLVLLVESLIFGLPSYLFSTHKLAKPITLLWRITNHLTTWLATCLSIFYLLKIAHFSHSLFLWLKWRMNRVILVIFVFSFIFLIVDFLLLESFNDLFLHVYIQNYSNLTLYMEESKTIYFETLILLSLTCLLPIVLSLTSLLLLFLSLVRHIRNLQLNSMGSRDSSTEAHKRAIKMVMSFLFLFIFHFFSTQVVNWTFLMFPSQMIVKFITLLVYVFPSSHSFLLILGNSKLRQTAVKVLWHLXKPLEKRKSVTPIQTDFPVSFQR; encoded by the exons ATGCCCACTGGATTGGAAATAATCTTTCTGATACTGTCAATAGCAGCATTCATAATTGGAATGTTGGGGAACGTGTTCATTGGACTGGTAAATTGCTCTGAATGGGTCAAGAACCAAAACATCTCTTTAGCTGACTTCATCTTTACCTGCTTGGCTATCTCCAGAATTAGTCAGTTGTTGGTATTACTTGTTGAATCACTTATATTTGGACTACCTTCATATTTATTTTCCACTCATAAACTAGCAAAACCTATTACTTTACTTTGGAGAATAACTAATCACTTGACTACCTGGCTTGCTACCTGCCTAAGCATTTTCTACCTCCTTAAGATAGCTCACTTCTCCCACTCTCTTTTCCTCTGGCTGAAGTGGAGAATGAACAGAGTGATTcttgtgatttttgtattttcttttatctttctgatTGTTGACTTTCTATTGTTAGAAAGCTTTAATGATTTATTCTTGCATGTCTATATACAAAATTATAGTAATCTGACTTTGTATATGGAAGAAAGTAAGACTATCTATTTTGAAACCCTGATTCTTCTTAGCTTGACCTGTTTGCTTCCTATTGTTCTGTCCCTGACCTCATTGctccttttatttctgtctttggTAAGACATATCAGAAATTTGCAGCTCAACTCCATGGGCTCCAGGGACTCCAGCACAGAGGCCCATAAAAGGGCCATAAAAATGGTGatgtctttcctcttcctcttcatatttcattttttttccacaCAAGTGGTAaattggacatttcttatgtttCCAAGCCAGATGATTGTAAAGTTTATCACGTTATTAGTCTATGTCTTTCCCTCAAGTCACTCATTTCTTTTGATCCTGGGAAACAGCAAGCTAAGACAGACAGCCGTGAAGGTACTGTGGCATC AGAAGCCCCTTGAGAAGAGAAAATCTGTTACACCTATACAGACAGATTTCCCAGTGTCTTTTCAAAGATAA